A single window of Gemmatimonadaceae bacterium DNA harbors:
- a CDS encoding YhbY family RNA-binding protein produces MSMTGKARAELRAEAHHLAVQVHIGHAGLTPALLQSLDDVLRTHELVKVQVAKGGELSAKEAVHEVAPALGAEVIQVIGRTFTIYRHNPELKKSDTPAWRK; encoded by the coding sequence ATGAGCATGACCGGCAAGGCGCGCGCGGAACTGCGCGCCGAAGCACACCATCTCGCCGTGCAGGTCCACATCGGCCACGCGGGGCTGACGCCGGCGCTCCTTCAGAGTCTGGACGACGTCCTGCGGACCCACGAGCTGGTGAAGGTGCAGGTCGCCAAGGGTGGCGAATTGTCGGCCAAGGAGGCGGTCCACGAGGTCGCCCCCGCGCTCGGCGCCGAGGTCATTCAGGTGATCGGCCGGACCTTCACGATCTACCGGCACAACCCCGAGCTCAAGAAGAGCGACACCCCCGCCTGGCGGAAGTAA
- a CDS encoding HRDC domain-containing protein, with amino-acid sequence MPAPAPLYLDTADAVDRFLSDLNGVRALALDTEGASFHRFVDRIYLLQLSTAQHEAVIDPLPIGTPVKLGVLLEDPQVEVVLHDADYDLRLLHQDYGWRVTHLFDTRVAAQLLGIRAFGLAALLEQFFGLKLDKKHQRADWSMRPLTADMLDYAAQDTRHLLGLRDRLHRELEKKGRLHWAKEEFIRAEGTRWDPEGAEQAFLRMKGARDLTRRELARLRELVAWRDAIASELDRATFRVAGNEVLLDLARLAPTTREALFAVKGFPRGMSEARASEALQAIVRGNAVAEADLPRFPKAARWDKDPEFDERVAKLKSVRDVVATKLDLDPGVLCSRDRMEAVARKKPRHVDEFDAIPELRKWQVEVLGAAFVKALGGAAPTAPADDSPYKD; translated from the coding sequence ATGCCTGCTCCCGCGCCATTGTATCTCGACACGGCCGACGCCGTCGATCGCTTTCTGTCCGACCTCAACGGTGTCCGGGCCCTCGCGCTCGACACCGAGGGCGCGAGTTTTCATCGCTTTGTCGATCGCATTTATCTGCTGCAGCTCTCCACCGCGCAGCACGAAGCGGTGATCGATCCGCTGCCGATCGGCACGCCCGTCAAGCTCGGCGTGCTGCTCGAAGATCCGCAGGTGGAAGTCGTGCTGCACGATGCCGACTACGATTTGCGCTTGCTGCATCAGGATTACGGGTGGCGGGTCACACATCTCTTCGACACGCGTGTCGCCGCTCAGCTCCTCGGCATTCGCGCGTTCGGCCTTGCGGCGTTGCTGGAGCAATTCTTCGGCCTCAAGCTGGACAAGAAGCATCAGCGGGCGGATTGGAGCATGCGTCCGCTCACCGCGGACATGCTCGACTACGCGGCGCAGGATACGCGGCATCTCCTGGGGTTGCGCGATCGTCTGCATCGCGAACTCGAGAAGAAGGGGCGCTTGCACTGGGCCAAGGAAGAATTCATTCGCGCCGAAGGGACGCGTTGGGATCCGGAAGGCGCCGAGCAGGCCTTCCTGCGCATGAAGGGCGCCCGCGATCTCACGCGGCGCGAGCTGGCGCGGTTGCGCGAACTCGTGGCCTGGCGCGATGCGATTGCCTCGGAGCTGGATCGCGCCACGTTTCGTGTGGCGGGCAACGAAGTGCTGCTCGATCTCGCCCGGCTGGCGCCTACCACCCGCGAGGCGCTCTTCGCGGTGAAGGGCTTCCCCCGCGGCATGTCGGAGGCGCGTGCCAGCGAAGCGCTGCAGGCGATCGTGCGCGGCAATGCCGTGGCGGAAGCCGATCTGCCGCGCTTCCCGAAGGCGGCCCGTTGGGACAAGGACCCCGAGTTCGACGAGCGCGTCGCGAAGCTCAAATCGGTGCGCGATGTCGTGGCCACCAAGCTCGATCTCGATCCCGGCGTGCTCTGTTCGCGTGATCGCATGGAGGCGGTCGCCCGCAAGAAGCCCCGCCATGTGGACGAGTTCGATGCCATTCCCGAGCTCCGGAAGTGGCAGGTGGAAGTGCTGGGGGCGGCCTTCGTGAAGGCGCTGGGCGGCGCCGCGCCCACCGCCCCGGCCGACGACTCACCGTACAAGGATTGA
- a CDS encoding PDZ domain-containing protein, whose product MMTRTQHTRRRWPVAAAVAAAAAMMAPLWQSAAAQSTTVKSTVRMRAPAMANACEELASSPSALAQAPEGLALLRLKRELEGAVETLQRNQQLQREQVRQLSQVQRGVDSAMQVVVRYFGRNGAPEEVVTIRRGDSARVVTPQGRTIETRSLFLSFDSTMRAVGPAMIRGMGPAVDVMVRALQPQVAALAGAAEAQIAERAPSGYVGVSLSGAQVRLVTPEGVVTSHCEYPLVESVDAGSPAEKAGLAAGDTVVAYNGRDVTQQAINYSEMLVPGSTLRVRVRKSGKPREVPVVVAARREEPRKLMMVRVPPPPSAPPVPPAVMMSGTGVAVLAGAQFSTIDDDFASTLDLEAGVLVLRVPPGTPAAEAGLRAGEVVVRVNGQRVRDVAALRRAIAGGGDVKLGVQSRAGERLVVLRGR is encoded by the coding sequence ATGATGACGCGTACTCAGCACACCCGGCGCCGCTGGCCCGTCGCCGCCGCCGTCGCGGCGGCGGCCGCGATGATGGCGCCGCTCTGGCAGTCGGCGGCCGCGCAGTCCACCACCGTGAAGTCGACGGTGCGCATGCGCGCGCCGGCCATGGCGAATGCCTGCGAGGAGCTGGCGAGCTCCCCGTCGGCGCTCGCGCAGGCGCCGGAAGGGCTCGCGCTGCTGCGTCTCAAGCGTGAGCTCGAAGGCGCGGTGGAAACGCTGCAGCGCAACCAGCAGCTGCAGCGCGAACAGGTGCGGCAGCTCTCCCAGGTGCAGCGCGGCGTCGATTCGGCAATGCAGGTGGTCGTGCGCTACTTCGGCCGGAACGGCGCGCCGGAGGAAGTCGTGACGATTCGGCGCGGCGATTCTGCGCGCGTCGTGACGCCGCAGGGGCGGACGATCGAGACGCGCAGTCTGTTCCTCAGCTTCGATTCCACGATGCGGGCCGTCGGGCCGGCGATGATTCGGGGCATGGGCCCCGCGGTCGATGTGATGGTGCGCGCGCTCCAGCCACAAGTCGCCGCGCTCGCCGGGGCCGCCGAGGCGCAGATCGCCGAGCGGGCGCCGAGCGGCTACGTGGGCGTGTCGTTGTCCGGCGCGCAGGTCCGGCTGGTCACCCCAGAGGGCGTGGTGACGAGTCACTGCGAGTATCCGCTGGTGGAGTCGGTCGACGCCGGCTCACCCGCCGAGAAGGCGGGGCTCGCGGCCGGGGATACGGTGGTCGCGTACAACGGGCGTGATGTGACGCAGCAGGCGATCAACTACAGCGAGATGCTGGTGCCGGGGAGCACGCTGCGCGTACGCGTCCGCAAGTCGGGGAAGCCGCGCGAGGTACCCGTCGTCGTGGCGGCCCGCCGCGAGGAGCCGCGTAAGCTGATGATGGTGCGCGTCCCGCCGCCGCCCTCGGCGCCGCCCGTGCCACCCGCCGTGATGATGAGCGGCACCGGCGTGGCCGTGCTGGCCGGTGCCCAGTTCTCCACGATCGACGACGACTTTGCCAGCACGCTCGATCTCGAAGCCGGCGTCCTCGTGCTCCGCGTCCCGCCAGGCACCCCCGCCGCCGAAGCCGGCCTCCGCGCCGGGGAAGTCGTGGTGCGGGTGAACGGACAGCGCGTACGCGATGTCGCGGCGCTGCGCCGCGCGATCGCGGGAGGGGGAGATGTGAAGCTGGGCGTACAGTCGCGCGCGGGAGAGCGCCTCGTCGTGCTTCGGGGGAGATAA
- a CDS encoding helix-turn-helix domain-containing protein has product MEDVVGALGGFRGVRAELLVALKKAQPLSAHELGEQFGLTANALRRHLKALEDDGLVRYQREVRGVGAPVFTYSLTAAGEALFPRSYVQVLATALEAIRAQTGDAAVEAVLEAEWKRLADEAVPVLEALPLEERVPLVAELLTARGYMGVALRATEDAEGAEGAEFARRSELPQFTLRIHNCAVREIVDRFPEACAVEAKYVEKLLGAPLVRGAHRRDGCSHCDYGVSGHLSTVRQEQA; this is encoded by the coding sequence ATGGAGGATGTCGTTGGAGCCTTGGGGGGATTTCGCGGCGTGCGCGCGGAGCTGCTGGTCGCCTTGAAGAAGGCCCAGCCGCTGTCGGCGCATGAGCTGGGGGAGCAGTTCGGCCTCACGGCGAACGCCCTGCGCCGCCACCTCAAGGCGCTCGAAGACGACGGGCTCGTGCGGTACCAGCGGGAAGTGCGCGGCGTCGGTGCGCCGGTGTTCACGTACTCCCTCACGGCCGCCGGCGAGGCGCTGTTCCCGCGCAGCTACGTGCAGGTGCTCGCCACGGCGCTCGAAGCGATTCGGGCGCAAACCGGCGATGCGGCCGTGGAAGCGGTGCTGGAGGCCGAATGGAAGCGGCTCGCCGATGAGGCGGTGCCGGTGCTGGAAGCGTTGCCGTTGGAGGAGCGCGTGCCGTTGGTGGCGGAGCTGCTGACGGCTCGCGGATACATGGGGGTGGCGCTACGCGCCACCGAGGACGCGGAGGGGGCGGAGGGCGCGGAGTTCGCGCGGCGGTCTGAACTGCCGCAGTTCACGCTGCGCATCCACAACTGCGCGGTGCGGGAGATCGTGGACCGCTTCCCGGAAGCGTGTGCAGTCGAAGCGAAGTACGTGGAGAAGCTGCTGGGCGCTCCCCTCGTGCGCGGTGCGCATCGGCGGGACGGCTGCAGTCACTGTGATTATGGCGTTTCAGGTCACCTTTCGACGGTGAGACAGGAGCAGGCATGA
- a CDS encoding metal-sulfur cluster assembly factor, with the protein MSDELTPDSPAPDLGVSVDQARLVLRRVKDPELNLNIVDLGLVYDVQVEGATVKVDMSLTSPGCPSGPEIMGEAEQQLRGLPGVADVQMNLVWSPPWTPERIEPRVRAYMGF; encoded by the coding sequence ATGTCCGACGAACTGACTCCCGATAGCCCGGCCCCCGATCTGGGCGTGTCCGTTGACCAGGCGCGCCTGGTGCTTCGGCGCGTGAAGGACCCGGAGCTCAACCTCAACATCGTGGACCTGGGACTCGTCTACGACGTGCAGGTCGAGGGAGCCACCGTGAAGGTGGATATGAGCCTTACGTCGCCTGGGTGCCCTTCCGGGCCGGAAATCATGGGCGAGGCGGAGCAGCAGCTCCGTGGCCTGCCGGGCGTGGCCGACGTGCAGATGAATCTCGTCTGGTCGCCACCCTGGACCCCGGAGCGCATTGAGCCCCGGGTCCGCGCCTACATGGGCTTCTGA
- a CDS encoding sigma-70 family RNA polymerase sigma factor — METDAAIVRRAIEGDERAMRLLWNQHAPHVDAVVRRLAGDPDLAEDIAQEVWIQIFRALPSWRGDAKFSTWIHRVAINRTLNALRSVKRLAAAETAIEEDSAVVEQDAERSMLARTIEDAARQLSPGARTVFLLHDVEGYTHEEIAAELGITPGGSKSQLFKARAKLRRLLAPLVDSFSSGLDRSYAAP, encoded by the coding sequence ATGGAGACCGACGCCGCCATCGTTCGACGGGCGATTGAGGGGGACGAACGCGCCATGCGGCTGCTGTGGAATCAGCACGCGCCGCACGTGGACGCGGTCGTTCGCCGACTCGCCGGAGATCCCGACCTTGCCGAGGATATCGCGCAGGAGGTCTGGATCCAGATCTTCCGTGCCCTCCCGTCCTGGCGGGGGGACGCGAAGTTCAGCACGTGGATTCATCGCGTCGCCATCAATCGCACGCTGAACGCGCTCCGCAGCGTCAAGCGGCTCGCGGCCGCGGAAACGGCCATCGAGGAAGATTCGGCGGTGGTCGAGCAGGATGCCGAACGCAGCATGCTCGCCCGCACGATCGAAGACGCGGCGCGGCAGCTATCCCCCGGGGCGCGCACGGTGTTTCTGCTGCACGACGTCGAAGGGTATACGCACGAAGAGATCGCGGCCGAACTGGGGATCACCCCCGGCGGCTCCAAGTCACAGCTGTTCAAGGCGCGGGCGAAGTTGCGCCGGTTGCTCGCCCCGCTCGTGGATTCGTTTTCTTCCGGCCTGGATCGCAGCTATGCAGCACCTTGA
- a CDS encoding M23 family metallopeptidase, whose protein sequence is MTRRLLLALVVLTTACSRGLTPIVAPAPAEPPVESPPPRPRLGPTPAHAGPLSAAVTPDDLDALWARQLMVPVQGMSRARIPDTFTAKRDKGIHGALDILAPRSTPVVAAADCIIGRLFEGPVGGIVIYAYDPDERFVYYYAHLERYRRGLAVGDRVAKGSVIGYVGTTGNAPPDTPHLHFQVMKRGVGRAWWDGPPINPYSFFAAEAPP, encoded by the coding sequence TTGACGCGCCGGCTACTGCTGGCGTTGGTCGTCCTGACGACCGCCTGCTCTCGCGGCCTGACGCCCATCGTGGCGCCGGCGCCGGCGGAGCCGCCGGTTGAATCACCGCCACCACGCCCGCGACTGGGCCCGACCCCGGCGCACGCCGGGCCGCTGAGCGCGGCGGTCACCCCCGACGATCTCGACGCCCTCTGGGCGCGCCAGCTCATGGTGCCGGTGCAGGGGATGTCCCGCGCGCGCATCCCGGACACCTTCACGGCCAAGCGGGACAAGGGCATTCACGGCGCCCTCGACATTCTGGCGCCGCGCTCCACGCCTGTCGTGGCGGCGGCCGACTGCATCATCGGGCGTCTCTTCGAAGGGCCTGTCGGCGGCATCGTGATCTATGCCTACGACCCCGATGAGCGCTTCGTGTATTACTACGCGCATCTCGAGCGCTATCGACGTGGCCTCGCCGTGGGCGACCGAGTCGCCAAGGGCTCGGTGATCGGCTACGTTGGAACGACGGGAAACGCCCCGCCGGACACCCCGCATCTGCACTTCCAGGTGATGAAGCGTGGGGTGGGGCGTGCCTGGTGGGATGGCCCGCCGATCAACCCGTACTCCTTTTTCGCCGCCGAGGCGCCCCCATGA
- a CDS encoding ferredoxin family protein: MPYVITEACISVKDKSCVDVCPVDCIYEGEDQLYIHPDECIDCGACEPECPVTAIFPEEDVPVQLKSFIGKNKDVFNGPTPPGRPTR; encoded by the coding sequence ATGCCCTACGTCATCACTGAAGCCTGCATTTCCGTCAAGGACAAGTCGTGCGTGGACGTCTGCCCCGTCGACTGCATCTACGAAGGCGAGGACCAGCTGTACATCCACCCCGACGAGTGCATCGACTGCGGCGCCTGTGAGCCGGAGTGCCCGGTGACCGCGATCTTCCCCGAGGAAGACGTGCCCGTGCAGCTCAAGAGCTTCATCGGCAAGAACAAGGACGTGTTCAACGGCCCGACCCCGCCGGGGCGGCCGACGCGGTAA
- a CDS encoding alpha/beta hydrolase: MIAQLPGFQMGYDDSGDGLPVVFLHGFPHDRTLWTAQRLSLAPRVRCLVPDIRGFGHSSTHGPFSVEQYADDVVQLLDWLGIERAVICGLSMGGYIAMALWRRHPNRVRAMVFSDTRAGADSDEAKARRDDMIALVKRDGARAIVEPQLTGMVGPATRERRPEIMKTLRAMMGRQPAAGIIGALQALRDRPDSRETLRTISVPSLVMVGEDDVLTPIKEARAIAEALPSQARVRLEIIAGAGHVPCLERPAATTHALSDFLSTLDPSIAGPPVS; the protein is encoded by the coding sequence ATGATCGCGCAGCTCCCCGGGTTTCAGATGGGGTACGACGACAGCGGCGACGGCTTGCCGGTCGTCTTTCTGCATGGCTTTCCGCATGACCGGACCCTGTGGACGGCGCAGCGCCTATCGCTGGCGCCGCGCGTGCGTTGCCTGGTGCCGGACATCCGCGGCTTTGGGCACTCGTCCACGCACGGGCCCTTTTCGGTCGAGCAGTACGCCGACGATGTGGTGCAGCTGCTCGACTGGCTGGGGATCGAGCGGGCGGTGATCTGCGGGCTGTCCATGGGAGGCTACATCGCCATGGCGCTGTGGCGGCGCCATCCCAACCGGGTGCGGGCGATGGTGTTCAGCGATACGCGCGCCGGGGCCGACTCCGACGAGGCCAAGGCGCGCCGCGATGACATGATCGCGCTCGTAAAGCGCGACGGGGCCCGGGCGATCGTGGAACCACAGCTCACCGGCATGGTGGGGCCGGCCACCCGCGAACGGCGCCCGGAGATCATGAAGACGCTGCGCGCGATGATGGGGCGCCAGCCGGCCGCGGGCATCATCGGGGCCCTGCAGGCGCTCCGGGACCGGCCGGACTCACGCGAGACGCTCAGGACGATTAGCGTTCCTTCGCTGGTGATGGTGGGTGAGGACGACGTGCTGACCCCGATCAAGGAAGCGCGCGCCATTGCGGAGGCCCTGCCGTCGCAGGCTCGCGTGCGCCTCGAGATCATTGCCGGCGCGGGACATGTGCCCTGCCTGGAACGCCCCGCTGCCACCACGCACGCCCTGTCCGACTTCCTGTCCACGCTCGATCCGTCGATCGCTGGACCGCCCGTTTCGTAG
- a CDS encoding isoprenylcysteine carboxylmethyltransferase family protein has product MTASSTISDAERSTAARIGQVLFKNRGWLPVPFLAVPLLVPGTQSPTTWIAGLVLVLIGELVRTAGVAAAGTVTRRRSRDVQRLVTYGAFAWCRNPLYVGNYLAWMGFTVVSGVFWFLPVATLIFAIEYTLIVRYEEGVLESIFGQEYLDYKARTPRWFGRPPAGSTQGQHDWGEAIWSERSTIGQYIVLGGLFWLKARGWQF; this is encoded by the coding sequence ATGACTGCTTCTTCCACGATCTCTGACGCCGAACGGTCCACCGCCGCCCGTATCGGGCAGGTGCTGTTCAAGAACCGCGGCTGGCTGCCGGTCCCCTTTCTCGCGGTGCCGCTGCTCGTGCCGGGCACGCAGTCGCCAACGACCTGGATCGCGGGGCTCGTGCTCGTGCTGATCGGCGAATTGGTGCGCACCGCCGGCGTGGCCGCCGCGGGCACCGTCACGCGCCGCCGCTCCCGCGATGTGCAGCGCCTGGTGACCTATGGCGCCTTCGCGTGGTGCCGCAATCCGCTCTACGTCGGCAACTACCTCGCCTGGATGGGCTTCACGGTGGTGAGCGGCGTCTTCTGGTTTCTGCCCGTCGCCACGCTGATCTTCGCCATCGAGTACACGCTCATCGTGCGCTACGAAGAAGGCGTGCTTGAGTCGATCTTCGGGCAGGAGTATCTCGACTACAAGGCGCGCACGCCGCGCTGGTTCGGACGCCCGCCCGCCGGCAGCACCCAGGGGCAGCACGACTGGGGCGAGGCGATCTGGAGCGAGCGGTCAACGATCGGGCAGTACATCGTGCTCGGTGGGCTGTTCTGGCTGAAGGCGCGCGGCTGGCAGTTCTAA
- a CDS encoding signal peptidase II, with amino-acid sequence MRNESLSTRVSRHLGDDLQRRFYVVALGAMLVDLATKAMAVRALGETGIVPLFDRVTLMLVWNTGAAGGISMGPFTAQLNVLMTSLAVLLVVSVVRAIASVDPRAVLALGMVTGGALGNLASILGGHEGVADFIGLQLWGDTTIVANVADLMLWSGALLLVPIAATLVSRVRAERAGATVLPETAA; translated from the coding sequence ATGCGAAACGAGTCTCTCAGCACCCGCGTCTCCCGACACCTCGGTGACGACCTCCAGCGCCGGTTCTATGTGGTGGCGTTGGGCGCGATGCTCGTGGATCTGGCGACCAAGGCGATGGCCGTGCGCGCGCTGGGCGAGACGGGGATTGTGCCGCTCTTCGACCGCGTCACGCTGATGCTGGTATGGAACACGGGCGCGGCCGGCGGCATCTCGATGGGCCCGTTCACGGCGCAGCTCAATGTGCTGATGACCAGCCTGGCGGTCCTGCTCGTGGTCTCGGTCGTACGCGCCATCGCCAGCGTGGATCCCCGCGCGGTCCTCGCGCTCGGCATGGTCACGGGCGGCGCGCTCGGCAACCTCGCGAGCATTCTGGGCGGGCACGAAGGCGTGGCCGATTTCATCGGCCTGCAGCTGTGGGGCGACACCACGATCGTGGCGAACGTCGCCGATCTCATGCTGTGGAGCGGGGCGCTGCTGCTGGTGCCGATTGCGGCGACGCTGGTCAGTCGCGTGCGCGCGGAACGCGCGGGTGCCACCGTCCTACCGGAAACGGCCGCCTGA
- a CDS encoding serine hydrolase, which yields MFLLAALVIAAADVTHVAIPRGAGLPEREPAAVGMSAERLGTIDRVVQRGVDAGGFPGAALVVGRKGYSVWQRGIGTLDWTGRSRVSAQESLYDLASLTKVVATTTAIMVLYDDGKIDLDAPVNRYVPGFTGGLRDQVTVRHLLTHRGGLPAGRELWRIASTPAEARAAVLSSPVQCTPGACYEYSDLGADLLGFVAEAVSGESLDTFLEARVFRRLGMNDTHYRVDGADIARTAPTEIAPPRGYPLRGEVHDENAYALGGIAGHAGLFSTASDLSVFAQMLLDGGVYNGVRVVADSTVQLFTRRAAGHRALGWDTCDGGAGCGQYMSERAFGHTGFTGTSLWIDPDRQMFVILLTNRVHAARARRPSKVIADVRNDLADAAVLAVMDDPQGVRAMPAAFRADVAEDWNRPLRSRRATSAAARRRAAAARRAAAKKGSAKKAVSKKSSAKASGKKAGSKASASKSTARKSTAKKASTKKPPAKKKR from the coding sequence GTGTTCCTGCTCGCTGCGTTGGTCATTGCTGCTGCCGACGTCACGCACGTCGCCATTCCGCGCGGGGCGGGTCTGCCCGAGCGGGAGCCGGCGGCTGTGGGCATGTCGGCCGAGCGACTGGGCACGATCGACCGGGTGGTGCAGCGCGGCGTCGATGCCGGTGGGTTCCCCGGCGCGGCCCTCGTGGTGGGCCGCAAGGGCTACTCCGTCTGGCAGCGCGGCATCGGCACCCTCGACTGGACGGGGCGCAGCCGCGTCAGCGCGCAGGAGAGCCTCTACGACCTCGCGTCGCTCACCAAGGTGGTGGCCACGACCACGGCCATCATGGTGCTGTACGACGATGGCAAGATCGACCTCGACGCCCCGGTCAACCGCTACGTCCCCGGCTTCACCGGCGGCCTGCGGGATCAGGTCACCGTGCGCCACCTGCTGACGCATCGTGGTGGCCTCCCGGCCGGCCGTGAGCTGTGGCGTATCGCGAGCACGCCGGCCGAGGCGCGAGCCGCGGTGCTGTCATCACCGGTGCAGTGCACGCCAGGCGCCTGCTACGAATACTCGGATCTGGGCGCCGACCTCCTGGGCTTTGTCGCCGAAGCCGTGAGCGGGGAGTCGCTCGACACCTTCCTCGAGGCGCGCGTCTTCCGGCGCCTCGGGATGAACGACACGCACTATCGGGTGGACGGTGCCGATATCGCGCGCACCGCGCCCACCGAAATCGCCCCGCCCCGCGGATATCCGCTGCGCGGGGAAGTGCACGACGAGAATGCCTACGCCCTCGGCGGGATCGCCGGGCATGCGGGGCTGTTCAGCACCGCGAGTGATCTGTCGGTGTTCGCGCAGATGCTGCTTGACGGCGGCGTCTACAACGGGGTGCGCGTCGTGGCCGACTCCACCGTGCAGCTCTTTACGCGACGCGCGGCCGGTCATCGCGCCCTCGGGTGGGATACCTGCGACGGCGGCGCGGGGTGCGGCCAGTACATGTCGGAGCGCGCCTTCGGTCACACCGGCTTCACCGGGACCTCGCTCTGGATCGACCCCGATCGGCAGATGTTTGTCATCCTGCTGACGAACCGCGTGCACGCCGCGCGGGCGCGGCGCCCCAGCAAGGTCATCGCCGATGTGCGGAACGATCTGGCCGATGCGGCCGTGCTGGCGGTGATGGACGATCCGCAGGGGGTCCGGGCGATGCCGGCTGCCTTCCGCGCCGATGTGGCCGAAGACTGGAACCGCCCGCTGCGCTCGCGACGGGCCACCAGCGCCGCCGCGCGGCGGCGGGCGGCCGCGGCGCGCCGAGCGGCCGCCAAGAAGGGGTCGGCCAAGAAGGCGGTGAGCAAGAAGAGCTCGGCCAAGGCCTCGGGCAAGAAGGCCGGCAGCAAGGCGTCCGCCTCCAAGAGCACCGCCAGGAAGTCCACGGCCAAGAAGGCGTCGACCAAGAAGCCGCCCGCGAAGAAGAAGCGCTGA
- a CDS encoding AI-2E family transporter: MTTIDESLLPEDLPPQRRGWRTADLARAAVVVLAVWFGLQLLWSVSSLVFLVFLATLFGLAVGRGADYLERFKIRRGIGAALIMFGALGAIGGVLTWTAPTLIEQGKELQRQVPDALHKMQTWVDAKRGGLLGSLITSAAGTGAPTPDSVAPPKPSAGPPAASAPPGAATPVAATPVAATPVAVTTASEALRQKFQTAMAGAAKYLFSFVSNTVAVLTSFVLLIFLAIYIGAEPEVYRGWLLAAVPAASRAQVRLVMGEMATVLRKWLVTQLIAMVVIGVMSMIALLLLGVKAAFALGFIAGLLEFIPTVGPILSAVPAILMGFVDSPEKALAVGIVYWGIQFIENNLLIPYLMRGEMDLPPAITLVAQTLMTLVFGFIGLMVAVPLTAALLVPLRMIAERENAREKELVKQRKLEA; the protein is encoded by the coding sequence ATGACCACGATCGACGAATCGCTTCTGCCCGAAGACCTGCCGCCCCAGCGGCGCGGCTGGCGGACGGCCGACCTCGCCCGTGCGGCGGTGGTCGTGCTGGCGGTCTGGTTCGGACTCCAGCTGCTTTGGTCGGTGAGCTCGCTGGTGTTTCTCGTGTTTCTCGCCACGCTCTTCGGGCTCGCGGTCGGGCGCGGGGCCGACTATCTCGAGCGCTTCAAGATCCGCCGGGGCATCGGTGCGGCGCTCATCATGTTCGGCGCCCTGGGGGCGATTGGCGGTGTGCTGACCTGGACGGCACCGACCCTGATCGAACAGGGGAAGGAGCTCCAGCGGCAGGTGCCGGACGCCCTGCACAAGATGCAGACCTGGGTCGACGCCAAGCGGGGTGGACTCCTGGGCTCGCTCATCACCAGTGCCGCCGGCACCGGTGCGCCGACCCCGGATAGCGTCGCCCCGCCGAAGCCATCCGCCGGCCCTCCAGCCGCCAGCGCCCCCCCGGGGGCCGCCACCCCGGTGGCCGCCACGCCGGTGGCCGCCACGCCGGTGGCCGTCACCACGGCCAGCGAGGCGCTCCGGCAGAAGTTCCAGACCGCGATGGCGGGGGCGGCGAAGTACCTGTTCTCCTTCGTGAGCAACACGGTCGCCGTCCTCACGAGCTTCGTACTCCTGATCTTCCTGGCGATCTACATCGGCGCCGAGCCCGAGGTGTATCGCGGCTGGCTACTGGCGGCGGTGCCGGCGGCGTCACGCGCGCAGGTACGGCTCGTGATGGGCGAGATGGCCACGGTGCTGCGCAAATGGCTCGTCACGCAGCTCATTGCCATGGTCGTGATCGGCGTCATGAGCATGATCGCGCTGTTGCTGCTGGGGGTGAAGGCGGCGTTTGCGCTGGGCTTCATCGCCGGGCTCCTCGAGTTCATTCCCACGGTGGGACCGATCCTGAGTGCGGTGCCGGCCATTCTCATGGGCTTCGTGGACTCCCCCGAGAAGGCGCTGGCCGTCGGCATCGTCTACTGGGGCATTCAGTTCATCGAGAACAACCTGCTCATCCCGTATCTCATGCGCGGTGAGATGGACCTGCCGCCGGCGATCACGCTGGTGGCGCAGACGCTCATGACGCTCGTGTTCGGCTTCATCGGCCTCATGGTGGCCGTCCCGCTCACCGCCGCGCTGCTGGTGCCGTTGCGCATGATCGCCGAACGCGAGAACGCGCGCGAGAAGGAACTGGTGAAGCAGCGAAAACTCGAGGCGTAA